A single window of Raphanus sativus cultivar WK10039 unplaced genomic scaffold, ASM80110v3 Scaffold0578, whole genome shotgun sequence DNA harbors:
- the LOC130502475 gene encoding microtubule-destabilizing protein 60-like, whose protein sequence is MESKNAKPETLVMDDQIISQSKPQVVSVSSENSNPNVPHETPVRISGSPFAKSSESAEKVTRSKLNPSLAAFSPRNRIRERRFVVVKKKKKKKEDSASVECKCGAKNMKKCVCVAYETLRASHEDFFKKREVEIGESSLNVEEEEDETGDCSMKRRREKVLEEARRSLPEYGKVMHLVKAFEKLTCFPFAKATEDKKIKKALKWGLPGMMSLQQQQPKCPEETETDQVTWTSSFSPSDLVLTATNLGIEQPLASVSSSWGSNSVSSLSSNGGRRSRRNSLDSSASMGSRISKKKQVKVTSLKPFKLRTEERGRMKEEELAKKLQEMTMEEEKMRIPKAQGLPWTTDEPETLVKPYVKDITIPVELKLHSDIRAKERAEFDYQ, encoded by the exons ATGGAGTCGAAGAATGCTAAACCTGAGACTCTAGTGATGGATGATCAGATCATATCTCAATCGAAGCCTCAAGTGGTTTCGGTTTCATCGGAGAATTCGAATCCTAACGTCCCACACGAGACTCCGGTGAGGATCTCCGGCTCTCCGTTCGCGAAGTCGAGTGAATCCGCGGAGAAGGTAACGAGATCGAAGCTTAATCCTAGCCTGGCGGCGTTTTCACCAAGGAATCGTATCAGAGAGAGGAGATTCGTggtggtgaagaagaagaagaagaagaaggaggattCAGCGTCTGTGGAGTGTAAGTGTGGAGCTAAGAACATGAAGAAATGCGTTTGTGTTGCATACGAAACTCTCCGTGCTTCGCATGAAGATTTCTTCAAAAAGCGAGAGGTAGAAATTGGAGAATCCAGCCTGAatgtggaggaggaggaagatgaaacTGGTGATTGTTCGATGAAGAGGAGACGAGAAAAGGTGCTCGAAGAAGCCAGAAGGAGCCTCCCTGAATATGGTAAAGTGATGCATCTCGTTAAGGCATTCGAGAAGCTTACTTGCTTCCCCTTTGCAAAGGCAACAGAGGATAAGAAGATTAAGAAAGCTCTGAAATGGGGGTTGCCTGGGATGATGAGcctgcagcagcagcagcccaAGTGTCCAGAGGAAACTGAGACAGACCAAGTTACATGGACTTCTTCATTTTCACCATCTGATTTGGTTTTAACAGCTACCAATCTGGGAATAGAACAACCTCTTGCCTCAGTTTCTTCATCATGGGGCAGCAACAG TGTTTCAAGCCTAAGTTCAAATGGTGGTAGGAGGAGCAGGAGAAAT AGCTTGGACTCCTCTGCTTCAATGGGTAGTAGAATATCTAAGAAGAAGCAGGTCAAAGTCACTTCTTTGAAGCCATTCAAACTTAGAACTGAG GAACGTGGACGAATGAAAGAAGAAGAGTTAGCGAAGAAACTACAAGAGATGACgatggaagaagaaaaaatgagaATCCCAAAAGCTCAAGGTCTTCCCTGGACAACTGATGAGCCTGAG ACTCTGGTTAAGCCTTATGTGAAAGATATCACAATACCAGTAGAGTTAAAGCTCCACTCAGACATTCGAGCAAAGGAACGTGCAGAATTTGATTACCAG
- the LOC108858999 gene encoding uncharacterized protein LOC108858999, protein MEDHQEFEKPIFELHPRKARSSRNKKKNGLVESMNHHHYEEIFCYYGLRGSPKRTTTQKSLRIRKRLIRCGECGKGFRYEKCLRNHTQTMHSLEENKKKKKSERDLLCIFRSDVQRRKRSKRVSRYKKILPPPSVSSSSSTFAKDGELLQVAESLIMLSKSGHALFSNLEMNQTECEDEQKLVGKLADGSMSNRRSKELLGFLGDKKVMKEDESGQKQKQVGAESFGEQVRLERVSLDEMLKKAESDTGQKLGGQEAVFEASNAAASKGNNEHRCRVCERVFSTYQALGGHQTVHRMKNNSEKSKHEMQRRVSSRS, encoded by the coding sequence ATGGAAGATCATCAAGAATTCGAGAAACCCATCTTCGAATTACACCCCAGGAAGGCTCGAAGCTCTCgaaataagaagaagaatggcTTAGTAGAATCGATGAATCATCATCACTACGAAGAGATCTTTTGCTACTACGGATTGAGGGGAAGCCCGAAGAGAACAACCACCCAGAAATCTCTAAGGATTAGGAAGCGTCTGATTCGTTGCGGAGAATGTGGTAAAGGGTTTCGATATGAGAAATGCCTGAGGAATCATACACAAACTATGCATTCGCTTGaagagaataagaagaagaagaagagcgaaAGGGATCTGTTGTGTATCTTCAGAAGTGATGTGCAGAGGAGAAAGAGATCCAAAAGAGTTTCCAGGTACAAGAAGATTCTTCCTCCaccctctgtttcttcttcttcttctacgttTGCCAAGGATGGAGAACTGTTACAAGTCGCTGAGTCTCTGATTATGTTGTCTAAGAGTGGTCATGCTCTGTTTTCGAATCTAGAGATGAATCAGACCGAATGTGAAGATGAGCAAAAACTGGTTGGGAAATTAGCAGATGGGTCTATGAGTAATAGAAGGTCGAAAGAGCTTTTGGGTTTCTTGGGAGACAAGAAGGTTATGAAGGAAGATGAATCGGGCCAGAAGCAGAAACAGGTAGGAGCAGAGAGTTTTGGAGAACAAGTTAGATTGGAGAGAGTGAGTTTGGACGAAATGTTGAAGAAAGCTGAAAGCGATACAGGACAGAAACTTGGGGGTCAAGAAGCTGTGTTTGAAGCTTCAAATGCAGCAGCAAGTAAGGGTAACAATGAGCATAGGTGCAGGGTCTGTGAGAGGGTATTCTCGACGTATCAAGCTCTGGGTGGTCATCAGACGGTCCATAGAATGAAGAACAATTCTGAAAAGTCAAAGCATGAGATGCAGAGAAGAGTGAGTAGTAGAAGCTGA